A single window of Vibrio gazogenes DNA harbors:
- a CDS encoding DHA2 family efflux MFS transporter permease subunit yields the protein MSQSQEFQPANMALCVLAISLGVFMQVLDTTIANVSLPTIAGNMGVSLNQGTWVITSFTVSNAIGLPITAWLSRRIGEVHLYVGALIAFSITSFLCGISQSMGELVVFRTLQGLAAAPLFPMSQVLLMSIFPKEKRSMALALIGMVAVVGPIVGPILGGWLTYDYSWPWIFFINIPIGVFSVMVILTQLKERPHQPMKTKLDIVGLMTMALGVGALQIVLDKGNDLDWFANNWIIGGTIFSVIMLVFMVIWELTDENPIINLRLFANRNFCIGTIILTLGFAGFFSINLILPQWLQSQMDYTALWAGLAAAPMGIIPLFMTPLLGRFGSHLDMRKLASLSFVVIGLSCYARAKFNSDVDFTTIALVQLFMGIGIALFFMPMTTILLSDLNGPEIADATSLSTFIRTIGASFASSLTSWIWSRNAGVHHSIMAEQISPYNPQIAPSLQHGDTLSTLAQWNGIITSQSFMMSTINLFSILTILFAVLVPLIFLTRKAVKTA from the coding sequence ATGAGTCAATCGCAGGAATTTCAGCCCGCCAACATGGCGCTGTGTGTCTTAGCAATCTCACTGGGTGTATTCATGCAAGTGCTGGATACAACCATTGCTAACGTCTCACTGCCAACCATTGCCGGGAATATGGGCGTCAGTCTCAATCAGGGGACATGGGTCATCACGTCATTCACGGTCAGTAATGCGATCGGTTTACCGATTACTGCCTGGTTGAGCCGTCGTATCGGTGAAGTTCATCTTTATGTCGGTGCACTCATTGCTTTCAGCATCACATCATTTCTTTGTGGTATCTCCCAGAGCATGGGAGAACTGGTTGTATTCCGCACGCTACAAGGACTTGCCGCTGCCCCATTATTTCCGATGAGTCAGGTTTTGTTGATGTCGATTTTCCCGAAAGAAAAACGAAGTATGGCGCTGGCTCTCATCGGTATGGTTGCGGTGGTTGGGCCAATTGTCGGGCCGATTCTCGGTGGCTGGCTAACCTATGACTATAGCTGGCCTTGGATTTTCTTCATTAACATTCCGATTGGGGTCTTCTCGGTGATGGTGATCCTCACTCAGTTAAAAGAGCGTCCGCATCAACCGATGAAAACAAAACTGGATATTGTTGGTTTAATGACCATGGCGTTAGGGGTCGGAGCCTTGCAAATTGTGCTCGATAAAGGCAATGATTTAGACTGGTTCGCCAATAACTGGATTATCGGTGGGACGATTTTCTCAGTCATCATGCTGGTATTTATGGTGATTTGGGAACTGACCGATGAAAACCCGATCATTAATTTGCGTCTGTTTGCGAATCGCAATTTCTGTATAGGGACGATCATCCTGACCTTGGGATTCGCCGGCTTTTTCAGTATCAACCTGATCTTGCCGCAGTGGTTACAGAGTCAAATGGATTACACTGCGCTCTGGGCAGGTTTAGCAGCGGCACCGATGGGCATTATTCCCCTGTTCATGACCCCGCTCCTTGGCCGTTTTGGCAGCCATCTCGATATGCGAAAACTCGCGTCGTTATCATTTGTCGTGATTGGCCTGAGTTGCTATGCACGTGCCAAATTTAACAGCGATGTGGACTTTACCACCATTGCACTAGTACAGCTGTTTATGGGCATCGGCATTGCACTGTTCTTTATGCCAATGACAACGATTCTGCTCTCTGATCTCAATGGTCCGGAAATTGCGGACGCGACGTCACTCTCGACATTCATCCGCACGATCGGTGCCAGTTTTGCATCCTCACTCACCAGTTGGATTTGGTCGAGAAATGCCGGGGTACATCATTCAATCATGGCAGAGCAAATTTCACCGTATAACCCACAAATTGCCCCCTCTTTACAGCATGGGGATACATTGAGCACCCTGGCTCAGTGGAACGGCATCATTACATCTCAGTCATTTATGATGTCCACAATCAATCTCTTTTCCATTCTGACGATTCTCTTTGCCGTCTTAGTCCCACTGATATTCTTAACCCGTAAAGCTGTGAAAACGGCATAA
- the envZ gene encoding two-component system sensor histidine kinase EnvZ — MRARSAFSQTILLFLVLLVANQLYSYYAVFHYALLPSLQQFNKILSHEIHLMLDDTMDEHHDIPLDAPMRRQVLEKLGVTIHPLHSQAGTAYQHATSIDLMSQEMTEELGSPTDVRMSLGETSYVLWMKIEALPDVLLRIPLSELQEDDFLPLFWNSLMMACFILFGGWLFIRWQNRPLIRLEKAAKAVGKGEIPPPLEAKGSSEIRSVTYAFNQMAKGIQALEEDRALLMAGISHDLRTPLTRIRLATEMMSADDRYLAEGIISDTEECNEIISQFMDYLKPVNAQTFQPVVINDLILEVARSGERTVAVETELATELKPAFGHAIAIKRALTNLIVNASRYGHGWIKVSSGMTADNRLVWICVEDNGPGIMEEQMGKVFEPFTRGDSARGSEGSGLGLAIVKRIVSQHQGRVSMHNRSDGGLKVQLSFPVNGKLKQV, encoded by the coding sequence ATGCGTGCCCGCAGCGCTTTTAGCCAAACCATTTTACTTTTTCTCGTCTTACTGGTTGCCAACCAGCTTTATTCTTATTACGCCGTCTTTCACTATGCTTTACTGCCCAGTTTGCAGCAGTTTAACAAGATATTAAGCCATGAAATTCATCTGATGCTGGATGACACGATGGATGAACATCATGATATCCCATTGGATGCCCCCATGCGCCGACAGGTACTGGAGAAGTTGGGTGTGACGATCCATCCATTACATAGTCAGGCGGGAACCGCATATCAGCACGCCACATCGATTGATCTGATGAGTCAAGAAATGACCGAGGAACTCGGCTCTCCGACCGATGTTCGGATGAGTCTCGGGGAAACGAGTTATGTACTGTGGATGAAAATCGAGGCATTGCCGGATGTACTGCTGCGGATACCGCTCTCGGAATTACAGGAAGACGATTTCTTACCGCTGTTTTGGAATAGCCTCATGATGGCTTGCTTCATTCTGTTTGGAGGGTGGTTATTTATCCGCTGGCAGAACCGCCCGCTGATCCGGCTGGAAAAAGCAGCAAAGGCTGTAGGGAAAGGGGAGATCCCACCACCGCTTGAGGCGAAAGGTTCTTCTGAAATTCGTTCGGTCACCTATGCTTTCAATCAGATGGCGAAAGGGATTCAGGCGCTGGAAGAGGACCGAGCATTACTGATGGCCGGGATTAGTCATGATTTACGCACTCCTCTGACGCGCATTCGCTTGGCGACTGAGATGATGTCTGCCGATGATCGCTATCTGGCTGAAGGGATTATCAGTGATACAGAAGAGTGTAATGAAATTATTAGCCAGTTCATGGACTATCTCAAACCGGTCAATGCTCAGACTTTTCAGCCTGTTGTGATCAACGACTTGATTCTGGAAGTTGCCCGTTCCGGAGAGCGGACTGTCGCCGTTGAAACAGAATTAGCGACGGAGTTGAAACCCGCATTTGGTCATGCCATTGCAATCAAGCGAGCACTGACTAACTTAATTGTGAATGCCAGCCGTTATGGACACGGTTGGATCAAAGTGAGTTCGGGCATGACGGCTGACAATCGGTTAGTGTGGATCTGTGTGGAAGATAATGGTCCCGGTATCATGGAAGAGCAGATGGGGAAAGTGTTTGAACCTTTTACCCGAGGGGATTCAGCGCGAGGGAGCGAGGGATCCGGACTCGGATTGGCGATTGTCAAACGAATTGTCAGCCAGCATCAAGGGCGCGTTTCCATGCATAACCGTTCCGATGGTGGGCTCAAGGTGCAGCTCAGCTTCCCAGTTAATGGGAAGCTGAAACAAGTCTGA
- a CDS encoding uracil-DNA glycosylase family protein codes for MLDIILQQISQCRLCEPELPLGANPVIRAHRDARILIVGQAPGIRVHQTSIPWNDPSGDRLRAWLNIERETFYDARQIAIMPMGLCYPGKGRSGDLPPRKECAPQWHQRVLDELPNIALTLLIGQYAQNYYLPNKPKTLTETVQNWSHWLPDAVPLPHPSPRNTLWLKKHPWFESDVVPFIRNRVHELLAM; via the coding sequence ATGTTAGATATCATTTTGCAACAAATCAGTCAGTGTCGGCTTTGTGAACCTGAGTTACCACTCGGTGCAAATCCGGTCATTCGTGCACATCGGGATGCCCGGATTCTCATTGTCGGGCAAGCGCCCGGTATTCGGGTTCATCAGACATCGATTCCGTGGAATGATCCAAGTGGTGATCGACTCAGAGCCTGGCTGAACATTGAGCGGGAGACATTCTATGATGCGCGGCAAATTGCCATTATGCCGATGGGGTTGTGCTATCCGGGGAAAGGGCGTTCTGGTGATCTGCCACCACGCAAAGAATGTGCGCCACAGTGGCATCAGCGAGTTTTGGATGAATTACCCAATATTGCGCTGACATTGCTCATTGGTCAGTACGCCCAAAACTACTATTTGCCGAATAAACCCAAAACGCTAACTGAAACGGTACAAAACTGGTCTCATTGGTTGCCTGATGCTGTACCGCTACCACACCCTTCGCCAAGGAACACCTTGTGGTTGAAAAAACACCCGTGGTTTGAAAGTGATGTGGTCCCTTTTATAAGAAATCGGGTTCATGAGTTGTTGGCAATGTGA
- a CDS encoding PLP-dependent aminotransferase family protein gives MSEAKFKQIAQTIISRITEGYYPPNSKLPPHRVLADELHTTPVTVAKAYKLLAEQHRVESFVGRGTFVCGESQLSQVIHASEDETEFNFSILQPCLNHNIIALQDGFQKAATQITPQLIGYAEYSGHQQHRQVGVEWAARYGLTGGTPENTLLTDGAQNALALLIEALTKPGDAIAVESLTYPGILAIASLMRREVIGIEMDEHGITPDGLQHVLQTAKPKVVIVVPSHQNPTGVSMPAARREIIAQLIRDSHTWLIEDDIYGFLNPAPLPAICNWLPEQGFHVTSLSKAISPALRCGFIKVPDAQVSTMNAHIRANIWLSSPFNYQVAAELVSSGMAFELAQRQQQLAQQRQLIAQEILALKTPHQHGYHIWLELPPYWQPERFVLEAAKRHLLVSSGSYFAVQQPTNHIRLSLMSINSEAHFREGLHLIKDLMGTCTTSTLPFQV, from the coding sequence GTGAGTGAGGCCAAGTTTAAACAGATAGCCCAGACGATCATCTCCAGAATCACTGAAGGCTATTACCCCCCCAATTCGAAACTGCCCCCTCACAGGGTACTGGCCGATGAGCTCCATACAACACCGGTGACGGTGGCGAAGGCTTACAAGCTACTGGCGGAACAACATCGTGTCGAATCTTTTGTCGGTCGGGGCACGTTTGTCTGTGGTGAATCACAGTTGTCTCAGGTGATTCATGCCTCGGAAGATGAAACTGAATTCAACTTTTCGATTCTCCAACCTTGCCTGAACCATAACATCATTGCCTTGCAAGATGGATTTCAAAAAGCAGCAACCCAAATCACGCCTCAATTAATCGGTTATGCCGAATATTCAGGCCACCAGCAGCACAGACAAGTGGGTGTTGAATGGGCTGCCCGCTACGGCCTCACCGGAGGAACTCCCGAAAATACGCTTTTGACCGACGGTGCCCAAAATGCACTGGCTTTGTTGATTGAAGCCCTGACCAAACCGGGAGATGCCATCGCGGTTGAGTCACTGACTTATCCGGGAATTCTTGCGATTGCCAGTCTTATGAGACGAGAAGTGATCGGGATTGAGATGGATGAGCATGGCATCACGCCCGATGGTCTACAACACGTGCTGCAAACTGCGAAGCCGAAAGTGGTCATCGTGGTGCCTTCACATCAGAACCCCACCGGTGTCAGCATGCCCGCGGCACGACGAGAAATCATTGCCCAACTGATTCGTGATTCGCACACTTGGCTGATTGAAGATGATATCTATGGATTTCTCAATCCTGCGCCGCTCCCTGCCATTTGTAACTGGCTTCCCGAGCAAGGGTTCCACGTAACAAGTTTATCCAAAGCAATCAGTCCGGCATTGCGGTGTGGGTTTATCAAAGTCCCGGATGCACAAGTCAGCACCATGAATGCCCATATCCGCGCGAATATTTGGCTTTCTTCACCATTTAATTACCAAGTTGCTGCTGAGTTAGTTTCATCAGGAATGGCTTTTGAACTGGCTCAGCGACAACAACAACTCGCCCAACAACGCCAGTTGATCGCTCAGGAAATCCTCGCCCTGAAGACACCACATCAGCATGGCTATCATATCTGGCTCGAACTGCCACCGTATTGGCAGCCAGAGCGCTTTGTCTTAGAAGCCGCCAAGCGACATCTTTTAGTGAGTAGCGGCAGCTATTTTGCCGTTCAGCAGCCGACCAATCATATTCGCTTATCCTTGATGTCGATTAACTCAGAAGCTCATTTTCGGGAAGGATTACACCTGATAAAGGACTTGATGGGTACATGTACGACAAGCACGCTCCCCTTTCAGGTTTGA
- a CDS encoding RICIN domain-containing protein — MRHTKTIGSHLVGLLFTTILPLGLPQSANAATVPNGTISPIVDVNSGLCLGVKGSSNSAGAQLQIQNCSGSDYQKWQVSLDSSNWATIKNMGSGQCIDVTNNSAEPATNLQQWGCSGAENQAWNISAQGNGQYAIISKYSGLAVDVYGARKANGSRVVQYTWTGADNQRWTFPSSSSSSGSTNTTNTPFGFATGTTGGAGGQVVTVSTPSQLENAIRGNTPRIIRVNGIIDFRGNRTTSAGCTYSENNCRYNGKQEKILARLGYCDGRSTYNITYDAAGVEPMRVGSNKTIIGIGSRSGIKGKGFYLRDGVSNIIIRNLSITDINDGLVWGGDAVSLDNASRIWIDHNYIARIGRQMLVTGLGTARQVTISNNYLDGTTDYGHYCNAKHYWTMLLIAENQTITIANNRIRNSSGRAPKVDGGIVHMVNNYFDGNYAGGLQGGNAYMVMEGNYYTRGNNFSPISSVKSGTLFAPLSATLGQANSSCFNVLGRACVENYDENGQRNFAISGNVMNAVSSNGNWRSGLQATKPVSTSTVRSFNFGPQGNIN, encoded by the coding sequence ATGCGACATACTAAAACCATAGGTTCTCACCTAGTAGGACTACTTTTTACAACCATATTACCTCTCGGACTACCTCAGTCGGCAAACGCAGCAACGGTCCCGAATGGCACCATTTCACCGATCGTCGATGTGAATTCAGGATTGTGTCTGGGGGTCAAAGGTTCGTCGAACAGTGCCGGTGCCCAGTTACAGATTCAGAACTGTAGCGGGTCTGACTACCAAAAATGGCAAGTCAGCCTTGACTCATCAAACTGGGCCACGATCAAAAACATGGGCAGTGGTCAGTGTATTGATGTCACCAATAATTCAGCCGAACCGGCAACCAACTTGCAACAGTGGGGCTGTAGCGGTGCCGAGAATCAGGCTTGGAATATTAGTGCCCAAGGTAATGGTCAATATGCGATTATTTCTAAATACAGCGGATTGGCAGTCGATGTTTATGGCGCACGAAAAGCGAATGGCTCACGGGTCGTCCAATACACCTGGACCGGTGCAGATAATCAGCGTTGGACATTTCCTTCATCTTCATCATCTTCCGGCTCAACCAATACCACCAATACACCGTTTGGTTTCGCCACTGGCACAACTGGTGGTGCAGGCGGTCAGGTCGTTACAGTCTCGACACCAAGCCAGCTTGAGAATGCGATTCGTGGCAATACTCCCAGAATTATCCGAGTCAATGGCATCATTGATTTTCGAGGGAACAGAACGACATCAGCGGGCTGTACCTATTCTGAAAACAACTGTCGCTATAATGGCAAACAAGAAAAAATTCTTGCCCGTCTAGGCTACTGTGATGGCCGTAGCACCTATAACATTACCTACGATGCCGCCGGAGTAGAACCAATGCGCGTTGGTTCAAACAAAACAATTATCGGTATCGGCTCTCGCTCCGGCATTAAAGGTAAAGGTTTTTATCTCCGGGATGGCGTCTCTAACATTATCATCCGTAACCTGTCGATTACGGATATCAATGATGGGCTAGTATGGGGTGGCGATGCCGTATCGCTCGATAATGCCAGCCGTATCTGGATTGACCACAATTATATCGCTCGAATCGGACGTCAGATGCTGGTGACCGGATTGGGAACGGCTAGACAGGTCACGATCTCAAATAACTACTTAGATGGCACGACCGATTACGGACACTATTGTAATGCCAAGCATTACTGGACCATGCTGCTGATTGCTGAAAATCAAACGATTACGATAGCAAACAACCGCATCCGAAATTCATCCGGAAGAGCGCCAAAAGTGGATGGAGGCATCGTGCATATGGTCAACAATTACTTTGATGGTAACTACGCGGGCGGGTTACAGGGCGGTAATGCCTATATGGTGATGGAAGGGAACTACTACACGCGTGGTAATAACTTCTCTCCAATTAGTTCGGTCAAATCAGGCACACTCTTCGCGCCGCTCAGTGCAACCCTCGGACAGGCAAATTCAAGTTGCTTCAATGTACTCGGCCGCGCCTGTGTTGAAAACTATGATGAGAACGGACAACGCAACTTTGCCATCAGTGGGAATGTCATGAATGCTGTCAGCTCGAATGGTAACTGGCGCTCTGGTCTTCAGGCAACAAAACCAGTCAGTACGTCAACGGTTCGTAGCTTCAACTTCGGCCCACAAGGCAATATTAATTAA
- a CDS encoding D-2-hydroxyacid dehydrogenase: protein MTHNLYLLTGQDETYRTLIEAKQIPELRLTQQPQDATILLAAPPLAAKVIDDFPALRWLQSTFAGVDSLIQSGKRQDYQLTNVKGIFGQAIAEYVLGYMIAHYRHFNCYRQQQQQQSWLPHPYERLSGKTMVILGTGNIATFLAQAARHMGLIVIGVNRTGKPPEQSLFHDVYAIDDIEKALALADAVVSTLPNTQATESLLNLEMLKNCRQALLFNVGRGNTLQEEDLPAAIEAGAIQHAFLDVFVTEPLQTSHPFWLHPQITLTPHIAAISFPEQIVDIFIDNLMRWMQGKDLQYIVDFNKGY from the coding sequence ATGACACATAATCTTTATCTGCTCACCGGACAGGATGAAACATACCGGACTCTGATTGAAGCAAAACAAATCCCAGAGCTACGATTAACGCAACAGCCACAGGACGCGACGATTTTACTGGCAGCCCCACCGTTGGCTGCCAAAGTGATCGATGACTTTCCTGCGCTCCGCTGGTTACAGTCAACATTTGCCGGTGTTGATTCGCTCATTCAGTCAGGCAAACGACAGGATTACCAACTGACAAATGTGAAAGGGATTTTTGGTCAGGCCATTGCCGAGTATGTGCTTGGTTATATGATTGCCCACTATCGACATTTTAACTGCTATCGGCAGCAGCAACAGCAGCAGTCTTGGCTGCCACACCCTTATGAACGGCTGAGCGGGAAGACGATGGTCATTCTCGGTACTGGGAATATTGCAACTTTTCTTGCTCAGGCAGCTCGTCATATGGGACTGATCGTGATTGGTGTGAATCGAACGGGCAAGCCACCTGAACAAAGCCTATTTCATGACGTCTATGCGATAGATGATATTGAGAAAGCGTTGGCGCTAGCTGATGCGGTGGTCAGCACTTTACCGAATACTCAGGCGACGGAATCATTGTTGAATCTTGAGATGCTGAAAAACTGTCGTCAGGCATTATTATTCAATGTCGGGCGGGGAAATACCTTGCAAGAAGAGGATTTGCCGGCAGCGATAGAAGCCGGTGCAATACAACATGCATTTTTGGATGTTTTTGTCACTGAACCTCTACAGACGTCTCATCCCTTTTGGTTACATCCACAAATCACCCTGACTCCCCATATTGCGGCAATCAGTTTTCCTGAACAGATTGTCGACATTTTTATCGACAACTTGATGCGATGGATGCAAGGGAAGGATTTACAATATATTGTTGATTTTAATAAAGGTTACTGA
- the hupA gene encoding nucleoid-associated protein HU-alpha codes for MNKTQLIDFIAEKADLSKAQAKSALEATLGAVEEALKSGDQVQLIGFGTFKVNHRAARTGRNPKTGDEIQIAAANVPAFVAGKALKESVN; via the coding sequence ATGAACAAGACCCAATTAATCGACTTTATTGCAGAAAAAGCAGATCTCTCTAAGGCGCAAGCAAAGTCTGCTCTAGAAGCGACTCTAGGTGCAGTTGAAGAGGCACTGAAATCAGGTGACCAAGTTCAACTAATTGGTTTTGGTACATTTAAAGTCAATCATCGTGCTGCTCGCACTGGACGTAATCCAAAAACTGGTGATGAAATCCAAATTGCAGCGGCAAACGTTCCAGCATTTGTTGCCGGAAAAGCGCTGAAAGAATCAGTAAATTAA
- the ompR gene encoding two-component system response regulator OmpR, whose translation MQESEKILVVDDDARLRSLLERYLTDQGYHVRSVANSEQMDRLLARENFHLMVLDLMLPGEDGLSICHRLRQSNNQLPILMLTAKGDEEDRITGLEQGADDYLPKPFNPRELLARIKAVLRRQVNELPGAPSAEETLIEFGEFRLNLGTREMFRGDEVMPLTSGEFAVLKVLVSNPREPMSRDKLMNMARGREYSAMERSIDVQISRLRRMLEVDPAKPRYIQTVWGLGYVFVPDGQLN comes from the coding sequence GTGCAGGAAAGTGAAAAGATTTTAGTGGTTGATGATGATGCTCGGCTCCGGTCATTGCTGGAGCGTTATCTGACCGATCAAGGCTATCATGTCCGGAGTGTTGCCAATAGTGAGCAAATGGATCGCTTGTTGGCTCGTGAGAATTTTCATCTCATGGTTCTGGATCTGATGTTACCCGGGGAAGATGGTTTATCTATCTGTCATCGCTTACGCCAGTCAAATAATCAATTACCGATTCTGATGTTGACGGCAAAAGGGGATGAAGAGGATCGGATCACCGGCCTTGAACAAGGTGCGGATGATTACCTGCCCAAACCGTTCAACCCCCGGGAATTACTGGCGCGGATCAAAGCTGTTTTACGCCGTCAGGTGAATGAACTACCGGGAGCGCCAAGTGCCGAAGAAACCCTCATTGAATTCGGTGAGTTCCGGCTCAATCTCGGGACCCGTGAAATGTTCCGCGGGGATGAGGTGATGCCACTGACCTCGGGTGAATTTGCGGTTCTGAAAGTTTTGGTATCGAATCCGCGTGAACCGATGTCGCGGGATAAGCTGATGAATATGGCAAGAGGACGTGAATATTCCGCGATGGAGCGTTCTATCGATGTGCAAATTTCTCGCTTGCGTCGAATGCTTGAAGTCGATCCGGCAAAACCCCGTTACATTCAGACCGTTTGGGGATTAGGCTATGTTTTCGTGCCTGATGGTCAGCTCAATTAA
- a CDS encoding efflux RND transporter periplasmic adaptor subunit: MKGNLVQITPEISGTVTQIAAEDGDYVKQGQVLVRLDDADAKLAFENATANLAQTVRKVRGLFNNVQQAEAVVAERKIALNKAKTDFDRRKNMVAVGGLSQEELSHAQDMMNSAEKALAVAEQQLKSQQAMIHNTTVETHPLVKTAIAKLKQTYLEEQRTQLVAPVSGYIARRNVQVGQRINQSSILMAVVPLESVWVDANFKETQLTDMRIGQPVILTSDLYGDDVVFHGTVESLGIGTGSAFSILPAQNATGNWIKVVQRLPVRIQLDKQDVQKHPLRIGLSMKVDVDISNTTGQLLSQSSPETPRYQTTVYDQTLDGVDQLIDQIITENDIATKQSIANQ; this comes from the coding sequence GTGAAAGGTAACTTGGTCCAAATTACACCGGAGATTAGCGGCACAGTCACACAGATAGCCGCTGAAGATGGCGATTATGTTAAACAAGGGCAAGTGCTCGTTCGTCTCGATGACGCTGATGCGAAGTTAGCATTCGAAAATGCAACGGCAAATCTCGCTCAGACGGTGCGTAAAGTTCGCGGTTTGTTCAATAATGTTCAACAAGCCGAAGCGGTGGTAGCAGAAAGAAAAATTGCCCTGAATAAGGCAAAAACTGACTTTGACCGACGTAAAAATATGGTGGCAGTCGGTGGCCTGTCTCAGGAAGAACTCAGTCACGCGCAAGATATGATGAACTCGGCGGAGAAAGCATTGGCCGTCGCAGAGCAACAACTCAAGTCTCAACAAGCCATGATCCACAATACCACCGTCGAGACCCACCCTTTGGTTAAAACAGCCATTGCGAAACTCAAACAAACCTATCTCGAAGAACAACGCACTCAGTTAGTCGCCCCAGTGTCGGGTTACATTGCCCGGCGCAATGTACAGGTTGGACAACGGATCAACCAAAGCTCAATCCTGATGGCGGTCGTCCCCTTAGAGAGCGTGTGGGTTGATGCCAATTTCAAAGAAACTCAGTTGACGGACATGCGTATCGGTCAGCCAGTTATCCTCACATCCGATCTATACGGTGATGACGTGGTATTTCACGGCACGGTCGAAAGTCTGGGCATCGGAACAGGCAGCGCCTTTTCTATTCTGCCGGCCCAAAACGCAACCGGAAACTGGATCAAAGTCGTCCAACGCCTCCCTGTTCGTATCCAGTTAGATAAACAAGATGTACAAAAACATCCACTCAGAATTGGTTTATCAATGAAGGTTGATGTGGATATTTCAAATACAACCGGGCAGTTACTCTCACAGAGCTCGCCTGAAACGCCACGTTATCAGACGACCGTTTATGACCAAACGCTCGATGGTGTTGATCAGTTGATCGACCAGATCATTACCGAAAATGATATTGCGACCAAACAATCCATAGCGAATCAGTAA
- a CDS encoding DUF1481 domain-containing protein, whose product MKKFVIPCLLSGLMLGCSSSQKPTSVSLENYSGGERMGDATSLYWYTEQSNRPYTADDYIQSRHDGWYQTSYRWENSVLKELVREGEQVSDSSGKQELVPFQVHIRFDKNGDAVYQQYRVDDKVFPLTSETLEHYKSQAGAIVETVKKQDKQDQMLIQGVWDGETFETCSGQEYEKVEFNKTLPSFVIQRLSSLDNYLAFLGKIRNGRVYIQELLILADDEHECISRPNLIEKP is encoded by the coding sequence ATGAAAAAGTTTGTTATTCCCTGTCTCCTTTCCGGGCTCATGCTCGGTTGTTCCTCCTCTCAGAAACCAACGTCTGTATCATTAGAAAATTATTCCGGTGGTGAGCGGATGGGTGATGCGACGAGTCTGTATTGGTATACTGAACAATCTAACCGCCCCTATACTGCCGATGACTATATTCAGTCCCGTCATGATGGTTGGTATCAAACCAGCTACCGCTGGGAAAACAGTGTCTTAAAAGAACTTGTCCGTGAAGGTGAACAAGTCTCTGACTCCTCCGGTAAACAAGAATTGGTGCCTTTTCAGGTCCATATCCGTTTTGATAAAAACGGGGATGCGGTTTATCAACAGTATCGGGTTGATGATAAAGTTTTCCCATTAACTTCAGAAACACTGGAACATTATAAATCTCAAGCCGGGGCGATTGTTGAGACAGTTAAAAAACAGGACAAACAAGATCAGATGCTCATTCAGGGCGTTTGGGACGGCGAGACGTTTGAGACTTGTAGCGGGCAGGAATACGAAAAAGTAGAGTTTAATAAAACGCTGCCGAGCTTTGTGATTCAACGGCTTTCCAGTCTGGATAATTATCTGGCTTTTTTGGGCAAGATCCGCAATGGCCGCGTTTATATTCAAGAGTTACTCATACTTGCTGACGATGAACATGAGTGTATTTCCCGACCGAATTTGATTGAAAAACCTTAA